In Myxococcales bacterium, the DNA window AGCTGAAGAACGCGCGGACCGCCGCGGAGGCCCTGGTTTGGTATTTGAAACACCGGGCACGTCCCTCGATGCAGCCCCCAGCCATGACCGCCGGGCCGCCCAGCCGCATCGAGGAGCGGATCTCGTTCATCCGCGACGTCCAGGTCACCGATCTCGGCAGCTGCCGCAGCTCGGATCTCAGCTCCAGGGGGATCTTCATCGAAACGCTCTCGACACTCTCGGTCGGCAACGAGCTCGAGCTGAGCTTCCGCCTCGAGCACGACGACCCTCCGATCGCCGTTCAGTGCCGGGTCGTGTACGCACACCCGATGGGCGCCGGCCTGTCGTTCCGCAACTTGACCCCCGACGTGCAGCAACGCATCGAGCGTTATCTGACCATGGCGCGGGGCGGGTGAGCGCTGGGCGTTGACTCGGGCCCGCGGACGGAGCCGGGGGTGGCGGGCAGTCCTGTGCGGTCGCGGCTACTCTTGCCAGCTGATGGCCAGGCGCACGGTCGCGGGTTTGCCGTCACCGGTACACGCGAACGCAGCCGCAGTCAGCGCCTTGTCGATGCAAGCGCTGTCTCTTTTGTTCTTGGCACCGGTGATCACGCGGGACTTTTGCACGGCTCCGGCCTCACTGACGGCTAGCTCGGCGACCACGAGACTGCCCGCCGCGAGCCCACAGCGTGCGAGCGACGGCGCCAAGGCATCGAGGTTGTCCACCTGGAGCCGGCGCACCGACGAGTAG includes these proteins:
- a CDS encoding PilZ domain-containing protein produces the protein MRDALVAEFISFVRQSAMPEAFVAAYQQIAQQFLRSFPKLRPEHFGNEEIEAFLRRAAESGASEHQLKNARTAAEALVWYLKHRARPSMQPPAMTAGPPSRIEERISFIRDVQVTDLGSCRSSDLSSRGIFIETLSTLSVGNELELSFRLEHDDPPIAVQCRVVYAHPMGAGLSFRNLTPDVQQRIERYLTMARGG